From the genome of Caloenas nicobarica isolate bCalNic1 chromosome 14, bCalNic1.hap1, whole genome shotgun sequence, one region includes:
- the NTHL1 gene encoding endonuclease III-like protein 1, producing MAAVASARRGSAAARGLGRAGGPAGVSQACGTAVPRRSRRRKSVAIAYEPGQGDGAEQGGPEPQRLRWEPRDWRQQLERIREMRRNRDAPVDEMGVEKCYDSSAPPQVMRYQVLLSLMLSSQTKDQVTSAAMLRLRQHGLTIDRILQMDDTTLGQMIYPVGFWRNKVKYIKQTTAILKQKYGGDIPRTVEELVQLPGVGPKMAHLAMTIAWDSVSGIAVDTHVHRITNRLKWVKKETRHPEETRVALEDWLPRDLWREINWLLVGFGQQTCLPVNPRCNECLNRDLCPAAKRH from the exons ATGGCCGCGGTTGCGTCCGCCCGCAGGGGGAGCGCGGCGGCCCGGGGGCTCGGCAGGGCCGGGGGGCCGGCCGGAG TGAGCCAGGCCTGCGGCACAGCCGTCCCGAGgcgcagcaggaggaggaagagcgtGGCCATCGCCTACgagcctgggcagggggacGGTGCCGAGCAGGGGGGGCCTGAGCCCCAGAGACTGCGCTGGGAGCCGCGGGACTGGCGGCAGCAGCTGGAGCGGATCCGCGAAATGAGAAGGAACAGAGACGCTCCCGTCGATGAGATGGGAGTGGAGAAGTGTTACGACAGCAGTGCACCTCCGCAG GTGATGCGCTACCAAGTTCTGCTCTCGCTGATGCTCTCCAGCCAGACCAAGGACCAGGTGACGTCGGCTGCCATGCTGCGCCTGAGGCAGCACGGCCTCACCATCGACAGGATTTTGCAGATGGATGATACAACGCTTGGGCAGATGATTTACCCTGTGGGATTCTGGAGG AACAAGGTGAAATACATAAAGCAGACAACGGCCATCCTGAAGCAGAAATACGGGGGTGACATACCCAGAACGGTGGAGGAGCTGGTGCAGCTGCCGGGAGTTGGGCCCAAAATGGCCCATTTGGCCATGACCATCGCCTGGGACAGCGTGTCGGGGATCG CTGTGGACACCCACGTGCACAGGATCACAAACAGGCTCAAGTGGGTGAAGAAGGAGACCAGACACCCCGAGGAGACTCGGGTAGCGCTGGAGGACTGGCTGCCCAG GGATCTCTGGAGGGAGATAAACTGGCTCTTGGTGGGCTTTGGCCAGCAGACCTGCCTGCCCGTGAATCCTCGCTGCAACGAGTGCCTCAATCGAGACCTTTGCCCAGCTGCTAAGAGACACTGA